One window of Paenibacillus sp. FSL K6-3182 genomic DNA carries:
- a CDS encoding VOC family protein: MIIEKLVLLTEKAASILPFYRDVLALPVIRSEKDSFTVQAGWSELTFQETGDQAAEAYCYHFAFTIPENKLEEAKKWIEALVPIGTEAGQDVSYSESWNSHSVYFEDPSGNILELIARHTMDNGVDRPFDPQQDILCISEIGITTSDVPTAVDQFAELGIMTYRTRNDNFNPIGDDNGIFIVVGKGRRWHFTNKTAESFPVVVTVRGLGELYLVEGEQGLLIENKK, from the coding sequence ATGATTATAGAAAAGCTGGTGCTTTTGACAGAAAAAGCAGCAAGCATTTTGCCTTTTTATAGGGATGTGCTGGCATTGCCGGTTATTCGCTCCGAGAAGGACAGCTTTACCGTTCAGGCAGGCTGGAGCGAGCTGACTTTTCAAGAGACTGGTGATCAAGCTGCTGAAGCGTATTGTTATCACTTTGCCTTTACGATTCCAGAGAATAAGCTTGAGGAAGCAAAAAAGTGGATCGAAGCGCTTGTTCCGATTGGTACGGAGGCAGGTCAGGATGTGTCGTATAGTGAATCATGGAACTCGCATTCTGTTTATTTTGAAGACCCGTCGGGTAATATTTTAGAGCTGATTGCTCGCCATACGATGGATAACGGTGTTGACCGTCCCTTTGACCCGCAGCAAGACATTCTTTGTATCAGTGAAATTGGCATAACGACCAGCGACGTTCCTACAGCAGTCGATCAATTTGCAGAGCTTGGCATCATGACCTATAGGACGCGCAATGACAATTTCAATCCAATCGGCGATGATAATGGTATATTTATAGTGGTTGGAAAAGGAAGACGCTGGCATTTTACGAACAAAACCGCAGAGAGCTTCCCAGTTGTTGTGACCGTGCGCGGGCTGGGTGAGCTGTACTTGGTGGAAGGCGAGCAAGGCTTGTTGATTGAAAATAAAAAGTAG
- a CDS encoding LTA synthase family protein — MTFLTPKRLLSTRPILFFSFIMLLKSYLAWMVIFEDGFSWTTILKEIPFVLIVYCLIEWFASKRKLIYYLIANLVMTLILFAVIMYYKYYGVIVTYLALEQVNQVTAVKNSVFSLMDPYYLLIFIDIIIMAVLLFRPKKAVNWKKQSSVKESKRLVLALFSISIALCLFNILPNRASMNEIVKAEQMGILNYEAYMIFKNKTIDFVDPNHITQEKIDSVKKIETPAAPQLWKTAAGKNVIIIQMESFQNFLVNLKIDGKEITPNINKLVNENYYFKHFYQQVGQGNTSDAEFVVNTSFYIPPRGAATMIYADKELPSLPKLLKANGYDTTTFHTNVVEFWNRGELYKALGFDRYYDQKFFGDEDTVFFGASDEQLYKKTAAEMSRMSENGKPFYSHVISMTSHHPFTIPADKYKMTLPERYEKTFVGDYIRAQNYADFALGEFIADLKERGIWDNSLILLYGDHLGLPVYSLDRDDKALMAEIYGHEYSYTDMINIPLVVASTGVTEGKVFDQLGGQVDVLPTIANMLGISLDDHIHFGQDLFNQSYNVLPQRYYLPTGSFLSSKELFMSGSGYEDGKHYSLAGDGITEQAATEDEYQRALELLNLSDSYVSQLPSWKTK, encoded by the coding sequence ATGACATTTTTAACTCCAAAACGATTATTAAGCACTCGTCCCATCCTTTTCTTTTCATTTATCATGCTTCTCAAAAGCTATCTGGCTTGGATGGTCATTTTCGAGGATGGTTTTTCGTGGACTACTATTTTAAAAGAAATTCCGTTTGTCCTCATTGTTTATTGTCTCATAGAGTGGTTCGCTTCGAAACGTAAACTTATTTACTATTTAATAGCAAATCTAGTAATGACACTCATATTATTTGCCGTCATTATGTATTACAAGTATTACGGCGTTATTGTAACCTATCTCGCTCTAGAGCAGGTAAACCAAGTCACCGCGGTAAAAAATAGCGTATTTTCACTGATGGACCCTTACTACTTGCTCATCTTTATCGACATTATCATTATGGCTGTGCTGCTGTTCAGGCCTAAGAAAGCCGTGAATTGGAAGAAACAAAGCTCCGTCAAGGAAAGCAAACGCCTTGTCCTTGCCCTGTTCAGCATTTCAATTGCGCTTTGCTTGTTCAATATTTTGCCTAACCGCGCCAGCATGAATGAGATCGTCAAAGCGGAGCAAATGGGCATACTCAATTACGAGGCTTATATGATTTTCAAAAACAAAACGATTGACTTTGTTGATCCAAATCATATCACGCAAGAAAAAATCGATTCCGTCAAAAAGATTGAAACACCTGCAGCTCCGCAGCTGTGGAAAACAGCAGCAGGCAAAAACGTCATCATTATTCAAATGGAGTCATTTCAAAACTTCCTCGTCAATTTGAAGATTGACGGAAAAGAGATTACGCCTAACATTAATAAGCTGGTCAACGAAAACTATTACTTCAAGCATTTCTATCAGCAAGTCGGCCAAGGCAATACATCCGATGCGGAATTCGTCGTAAACACGTCTTTCTATATTCCGCCACGCGGCGCAGCAACGATGATTTATGCCGACAAAGAGCTTCCGAGCTTGCCGAAACTGCTGAAAGCAAACGGCTATGATACAACTACGTTCCATACGAATGTTGTTGAGTTCTGGAATCGCGGCGAGCTTTACAAAGCGCTTGGATTCGACCGTTACTACGATCAGAAGTTTTTTGGAGATGAAGATACCGTATTTTTTGGTGCTTCCGATGAGCAGCTTTACAAGAAAACAGCTGCTGAAATGTCACGCATGAGCGAGAATGGCAAACCATTTTATTCCCATGTTATTTCGATGACATCACATCACCCATTCACCATTCCTGCTGACAAATACAAAATGACGCTCCCTGAGCGTTATGAGAAAACTTTTGTTGGTGATTATATCCGTGCACAAAACTACGCTGACTTCGCCCTTGGCGAATTCATTGCAGATTTGAAGGAACGCGGCATTTGGGACAACAGCTTAATCTTGTTATACGGTGACCATCTCGGCCTTCCAGTGTACTCGCTGGATCGTGATGACAAAGCGCTTATGGCTGAAATTTATGGTCATGAATATAGCTACACCGATATGATCAACATTCCGCTCGTTGTTGCATCGACAGGCGTAACTGAAGGCAAAGTATTCGATCAGCTTGGCGGTCAAGTTGACGTATTGCCTACGATCGCGAACATGCTTGGCATTTCCTTGGATGATCATATCCACTTCGGCCAAGACTTGTTTAATCAGTCGTATAACGTATTGCCACAACGTTATTATCTCCCGACTGGCTCATTCTTAAGCAGCAAAGAGCTATTCATGTCAGGCAGCGGATATGAGGACGGCAAGCACTATTCCTTAGCCGGAGACGGCATTACGGAGCAGGCTGCGACAGAAGATGAGTATCAGCGTGCATTAGAGCTCCTCAACTTATCTGACAGCTATGTTAGCCAACTGCCTTCGTGGAAGACCAAATAA
- a CDS encoding asparaginase domain-containing protein: protein MKQLLVVFTGGTIGSKKQGNGIDVNDAGSYSLIDDYINSAEQRDDVRLDAIQPLNLLSENMTTEDWIALAEAVHGIDTDSYAGIVITHGSDTLAYSAAMIGYLFTDTKIPIVLTASNYPVADERSNGRRNFANAIDFVVDAQLPGVFVVYEDDKGDALVYLATRVTQAMSFTDQFGSPYGVPYGKMADRVFNWLEHERNPRPEALSTKPKASFAWEPDTLKLDSSIVYIRPYPGLNYSLYDFTTIRPKAILHDLHHSGTASAIEAGPYSLPAFIANCKKLGIDVYICPIRDRSAALYSSSLRLIEAGAIVIEKLSVEAAITKLMLAYGLYDDKAQAKAFVTESVLYHEHNEV from the coding sequence GTGAAGCAGTTATTGGTTGTTTTTACAGGCGGGACCATTGGAAGCAAAAAGCAGGGAAACGGCATCGATGTTAATGACGCGGGATCTTATTCGCTTATAGATGATTATATCAACAGTGCTGAGCAGCGCGATGATGTTAGACTTGATGCGATACAGCCGCTTAACTTGTTAAGTGAAAACATGACGACCGAGGATTGGATTGCGCTTGCAGAGGCTGTCCATGGGATAGATACCGACTCGTATGCTGGGATAGTCATCACCCATGGTTCGGATACGCTGGCTTATAGCGCAGCGATGATCGGTTATTTGTTCACAGATACAAAAATTCCAATTGTGCTGACCGCCAGCAATTACCCGGTTGCCGATGAAAGAAGCAATGGGCGCCGTAATTTTGCAAATGCAATCGATTTTGTAGTGGATGCACAGCTGCCGGGCGTATTTGTCGTTTACGAGGATGACAAAGGGGATGCACTTGTTTACTTAGCAACTAGAGTTACGCAAGCGATGTCCTTTACGGATCAATTCGGCAGCCCCTACGGCGTGCCGTACGGAAAGATGGCAGATCGAGTGTTCAACTGGCTGGAGCATGAGAGAAATCCAAGACCGGAAGCGCTGAGTACTAAGCCTAAAGCGTCGTTTGCATGGGAGCCGGACACCCTTAAGCTCGATTCCAGCATCGTCTATATTCGGCCATATCCGGGCTTGAATTATTCGCTGTATGATTTTACAACGATTCGGCCGAAGGCGATCCTCCATGATTTGCATCATTCGGGTACTGCAAGCGCAATAGAAGCAGGGCCGTACTCGCTTCCTGCGTTTATTGCAAACTGTAAAAAGCTTGGCATCGATGTATACATATGTCCGATCCGAGATCGTTCGGCAGCCCTATATTCGTCGTCACTGCGCCTTATTGAAGCGGGTGCCATTGTAATTGAGAAGCTATCGGTTGAGGCTGCAATAACGAAGCTCATGCTCGCATATGGTCTATATGATGATAAAGCACAGGCAAAAGCTTTCGTAACGGAAAGTGTTTTGTATCACGAACATAACGAGGTGTAA
- a CDS encoding MMPL family transporter produces MRTVLKFRWFVLILWLAAAVGLMLSAPNMEELVRTKGQINVPDGYSSSVARDLEKSIGGGDNAGASSGMPTVLVFHKDGGLKDADLAEVKRGIDELKSKGEAIGVLSVTTHFDTKELEEQMVSKDGSTILALVNVEAGDRELAELRDGLYETISDVKVEHYYTGNWLISEDVVQSSQEGLKKTEFITLGFILIILFVVFRSAIAPLVPLVAVGFTYLISQSVIAFLVKYFDFPLSNFTQIFLVAVLFGIGTDYCILLISRFKEELTHSSGNKTEAIVQTYRTAGRTVLFSGLAVLVGFSAIGFSTFMLYRSAVAVAVGVAVLLIALFTIVPFFMAVLGTKLFWPAKGSLEHKPSKLWGTVGKFSLKRPLWALVILAVIIVPFLTAYKGTISFNSLDEIGDKYDSVKAFNIIADSFGPGDSLPTTVVVKADKPMDTPEGLAVLEQISRELANSGGIKAVRSATRPTGDVMEQFLVADQVTTLESGLGQSGEGLGKIGDGLSEASSALSENKPKLNEAVDGAGKLVNGTNELKAGIVQLGAGLKKIQQGLQDGSAGAGELSEGLKQAQASAEQLAGASRKLLSSYEQLGGGLGKLTGAYSAIASEQEKLASGLSGVQQSLTALQESHPELQTDETFKQTMLALGNLQQGAAGISGQLSQLNEQLTGISAGMTQANAGFLQASEGQTALASGLGKLAAGLGELQKGIEQAAAGQGQIVSKLPGVTQGFNELSDGQKELQAGFASLNDQLGELTGGLDQSVDGLSKVTDGLTSAGGYLNSLAESPNKQMTGFYIPEEAIANKEFQAALNVYMSEDRQTAKFDVIFKGNPYAQETMAQIDGLEAAVHRAIQNTDYNGSQVAVGGVTSMNNDLSNISASDYSRTVILMLIGISIILILLFRSIVMPLYMIASLLVTFYSSMAIAEVIFVRLLGQSGISWAVPFFGFVMLVALGIDYSIFLMDRFKEYRHLSPQEAILEAMKNMGTVIMSAAVILGGTFAAMLPSGVMSLLQIATIVLCGLFIYALLMLPLFIPVMVRTFGPANWWPFMGRKQDAEKTDRLHSGQTLKGHHVSHDSTH; encoded by the coding sequence ATGAGAACCGTTTTGAAATTTAGATGGTTTGTCCTTATATTGTGGCTTGCTGCTGCCGTAGGCTTAATGCTCAGCGCGCCGAATATGGAAGAGCTTGTTCGTACGAAAGGGCAAATCAACGTGCCTGATGGTTATTCTTCGTCAGTCGCCAGGGACCTGGAGAAATCGATTGGCGGAGGCGATAATGCAGGCGCCAGCAGCGGAATGCCAACTGTACTTGTATTCCATAAGGACGGCGGTCTGAAGGATGCCGATTTAGCGGAAGTGAAGAGAGGAATCGATGAGCTGAAGAGCAAAGGCGAGGCTATCGGGGTTCTCTCCGTGACGACTCATTTTGATACCAAAGAGCTTGAGGAGCAAATGGTATCGAAGGATGGAAGCACCATCCTTGCGCTCGTTAATGTCGAGGCTGGCGACCGTGAGCTTGCTGAGCTGAGAGACGGTCTCTATGAGACGATTTCAGATGTGAAAGTGGAGCATTATTATACAGGGAACTGGCTTATTTCTGAGGATGTTGTACAAAGCTCGCAGGAAGGGCTTAAGAAAACCGAGTTTATTACGCTTGGATTTATTTTAATTATTTTGTTTGTTGTATTCCGTTCTGCGATTGCGCCACTCGTACCGCTAGTGGCCGTTGGATTTACTTATTTAATATCACAATCCGTTATTGCGTTTTTAGTCAAATATTTTGATTTTCCGCTTTCCAACTTCACGCAAATTTTCTTGGTTGCCGTATTATTTGGGATCGGCACAGACTATTGCATCCTGCTCATTAGCCGCTTCAAGGAAGAGTTGACGCATAGCAGCGGCAACAAGACAGAAGCGATTGTTCAAACTTACCGTACTGCAGGAAGAACCGTATTATTTTCTGGCTTAGCTGTGTTGGTGGGATTCTCAGCAATCGGATTCTCGACGTTTATGCTTTACCGCTCTGCCGTAGCCGTTGCAGTTGGTGTTGCGGTACTGCTTATCGCATTGTTTACGATCGTGCCGTTTTTTATGGCGGTGCTGGGTACAAAATTGTTTTGGCCGGCGAAAGGCTCGCTTGAGCATAAGCCGAGCAAGCTTTGGGGTACAGTGGGTAAGTTTTCACTAAAACGCCCTTTGTGGGCGCTCGTTATTTTGGCAGTAATTATCGTACCTTTCCTTACAGCGTATAAAGGCACAATCTCTTTCAACTCGCTGGATGAGATTGGCGATAAATATGACTCTGTTAAAGCGTTCAACATTATTGCGGATAGCTTTGGACCTGGTGATTCACTGCCTACTACCGTTGTGGTCAAAGCTGATAAACCGATGGACACACCTGAGGGGCTTGCTGTACTAGAGCAAATCAGCCGCGAGCTTGCGAATTCTGGAGGCATCAAGGCCGTTCGCAGTGCAACTCGTCCGACAGGTGATGTAATGGAGCAATTTCTCGTGGCAGATCAAGTTACCACCCTTGAGAGTGGGCTTGGTCAAAGCGGCGAAGGCTTGGGCAAAATCGGTGATGGTCTCTCCGAGGCAAGCAGCGCGTTAAGCGAGAATAAGCCGAAATTAAATGAAGCTGTTGACGGCGCCGGTAAGCTCGTTAATGGTACGAATGAGCTGAAGGCTGGGATTGTACAGCTTGGCGCAGGTTTGAAGAAGATTCAGCAAGGGCTGCAGGATGGATCTGCAGGTGCGGGAGAGCTTAGCGAGGGCTTGAAGCAGGCGCAGGCGAGTGCGGAGCAGCTGGCAGGCGCGAGCCGTAAATTGCTTAGCAGCTACGAGCAGCTAGGCGGCGGTCTTGGAAAGCTTACAGGTGCATATAGCGCGATTGCATCTGAACAGGAGAAGCTTGCGAGCGGGTTATCCGGCGTACAGCAAAGTCTGACTGCACTTCAGGAAAGTCACCCAGAGCTGCAAACCGATGAGACTTTTAAACAAACCATGCTTGCTCTTGGAAATCTCCAGCAAGGAGCAGCAGGAATCAGCGGGCAGTTGTCTCAGCTTAATGAGCAGCTGACAGGCATTTCAGCGGGAATGACACAAGCGAATGCCGGTTTCTTGCAAGCAAGTGAAGGGCAAACGGCGCTAGCTTCGGGTCTTGGCAAGCTTGCTGCAGGACTTGGAGAACTGCAAAAAGGAATTGAGCAGGCAGCCGCAGGCCAAGGTCAAATTGTATCGAAGCTGCCTGGTGTCACGCAGGGCTTTAATGAACTATCAGATGGACAGAAGGAACTGCAGGCAGGGTTTGCATCGCTAAACGATCAGCTGGGCGAATTGACCGGCGGTTTGGATCAAAGCGTTGATGGCTTATCGAAGGTAACCGATGGACTCACATCCGCGGGCGGATATTTGAATAGTCTAGCGGAATCGCCGAATAAGCAAATGACGGGCTTTTATATTCCAGAGGAAGCCATTGCGAACAAGGAATTTCAGGCTGCCCTTAATGTGTATATGTCGGAGGATCGCCAAACAGCGAAGTTCGATGTCATATTTAAAGGCAATCCGTATGCACAGGAAACGATGGCGCAAATCGACGGACTGGAAGCAGCTGTTCACCGCGCGATTCAAAACACCGATTATAACGGATCACAGGTAGCTGTCGGCGGTGTAACGAGTATGAATAACGATTTGAGCAATATTTCAGCGTCGGATTATTCGCGTACGGTTATTCTCATGCTCATCGGCATTTCAATTATCCTTATCCTTTTGTTCCGCTCGATCGTCATGCCGCTTTATATGATCGCATCGCTTCTCGTTACGTTCTATTCCTCAATGGCGATTGCAGAAGTCATATTCGTAAGGCTGCTTGGGCAGTCGGGAATTAGCTGGGCGGTTCCATTTTTCGGGTTCGTCATGCTCGTCGCACTAGGAATTGATTATAGTATTTTCTTGATGGATCGCTTTAAAGAATACCGCCATCTGTCGCCTCAGGAAGCCATTTTGGAAGCGATGAAAAACATGGGTACGGTTATTATGTCTGCAGCCGTTATTCTAGGCGGAACATTCGCAGCGATGCTTCCTTCAGGAGTGATGTCACTCCTGCAAATTGCAACTATTGTGCTTTGTGGACTGTTCATCTATGCATTGTTGATGCTTCCATTATTCATTCCAGTTATGGTACGCACTTTCGGTCCTGCTAACTGGTGGCCGTTTATGGGACGCAAACAGGATGCTGAGAAAACGGATCGTTTGCATAGCGGTCAAACGCTTAAGGGTCACCATGTTTCGCATGATTCAACTCACTAG
- a CDS encoding AraC family transcriptional regulator, which produces MSQQPNQTKYGEMFYIGTEEVKLPSLHHMQLNNREEQCFAFVLQHKIKVSIVKKGQHTTKKAVGGELFLIPSHCECTLLNEGNHLAEIVLIRFRSGSTAAGAEMLPYRDSMGLKLLRLPQARSWLQDFQSDCGTDDVVLYYQLQSQLYAMVAALIQSVQQPRETEADLIGYVEQAKQFMIEQLSTPMDMEELARSSGVSTSRFYQAFRSYTGLTPLKYMTKLRLDASMRMLSGTSSSIVDVAHSVGYPDEYYFSRLFKKHMGLAPTEYAQLAKKRVATLVSVFAGDLSAIGMPTCLSFIRLSTHQHERVLQQLREAEPDLILAGMLDEEMYAACSAIAPVLMLDWKAYSWKERLLEISNALGLSTVAERWLSYYEMKVQNAREQLKNSLGDEPILIVHAGKTGFRIFGPRRRKMKDLFYDDLQMTYPKSAHQIGFLDTSSLREIAELGCSSVLFLVPAEASRDYCNQLEEGWRRLREKDARRRCIFIGYHDRLNYNPTVHDGLIDETVRHLMSCAQ; this is translated from the coding sequence ATGTCGCAGCAACCGAATCAAACAAAGTACGGTGAAATGTTCTATATTGGCACGGAGGAAGTTAAGCTCCCGTCGCTGCACCATATGCAGTTGAACAATCGAGAGGAGCAATGCTTTGCGTTTGTGCTTCAACATAAAATAAAAGTTTCCATTGTGAAGAAGGGGCAGCACACGACTAAAAAAGCCGTTGGCGGTGAGCTGTTTCTCATTCCGTCCCATTGTGAATGTACGCTGCTTAATGAGGGCAACCATCTAGCTGAAATCGTACTTATTCGCTTCCGAAGCGGTTCGACAGCAGCAGGCGCGGAGATGCTCCCTTACCGAGACAGTATGGGATTAAAACTGCTGAGGCTGCCGCAGGCGAGAAGCTGGCTTCAGGACTTTCAAAGCGACTGCGGTACTGATGATGTGGTTTTATACTATCAGCTGCAATCACAGCTTTATGCAATGGTGGCTGCGCTCATTCAGTCCGTCCAGCAGCCGAGAGAGACCGAAGCTGATTTAATTGGCTACGTCGAGCAAGCCAAGCAGTTTATGATTGAGCAGTTAAGTACACCGATGGATATGGAGGAGCTCGCAAGATCCTCAGGGGTGAGTACAAGCCGTTTTTATCAAGCCTTTCGCAGTTATACAGGACTTACACCGCTTAAATATATGACCAAGCTGAGGCTCGATGCTTCTATGCGCATGCTCTCGGGTACGTCCTCTTCCATCGTCGACGTGGCCCATTCCGTCGGCTATCCTGACGAGTACTATTTTAGCCGGCTGTTTAAGAAACATATGGGACTGGCTCCTACGGAATATGCCCAGCTTGCGAAGAAACGAGTAGCCACGCTTGTATCTGTGTTCGCGGGCGACCTATCAGCTATCGGAATGCCTACTTGCTTGTCCTTTATTCGTTTGAGCACTCATCAGCATGAACGGGTGCTCCAGCAGCTGCGTGAAGCGGAGCCGGATCTCATATTGGCAGGTATGCTGGATGAGGAAATGTACGCGGCATGTTCGGCTATCGCTCCGGTTCTAATGCTCGATTGGAAGGCTTATTCCTGGAAGGAGCGGCTGCTTGAGATAAGTAATGCATTAGGCTTGTCCACCGTAGCAGAGCGCTGGTTGTCCTATTATGAGATGAAGGTGCAAAACGCGCGTGAGCAGCTCAAAAATAGTCTAGGCGATGAGCCTATCTTAATTGTTCATGCCGGAAAAACGGGCTTTCGAATATTTGGCCCGCGCCGCCGCAAGATGAAGGACCTTTTTTATGACGATTTGCAAATGACCTATCCGAAATCGGCACACCAGATCGGATTTCTTGATACGAGCTCGCTAAGGGAGATCGCTGAACTAGGCTGCAGCAGCGTTCTCTTCCTCGTACCAGCGGAGGCTTCCCGTGATTATTGCAATCAGCTGGAGGAGGGCTGGCGCCGATTGAGGGAAAAGGATGCACGCAGAAGATGTATCTTTATCGGCTATCACGACCGGCTGAACTATAATCCGACCGTCCACGATGGGCTCATCGATGAGACAGTGAGGCATTTGATGAGTTGCGCGCAATAA
- a CDS encoding PadR family transcriptional regulator, translating into MSTNDVSKEHHQHSKEEPKVNPRSSKRYFGRGGVKAALMKLLIDQPMHGYQMMKALEEQSGGLYVPSAGSIYPTLQMLVGSGFVSVRLEDGAKKVYKITEQGRAALQLLPEKTKYNKAEGSSPSPKAESFRNEKIRIKLGLSIESFNLLKLVTRAEQEASASKEQAEELQRLLTEQQQQISAFLDGSVKNANAAIVPYELAGR; encoded by the coding sequence ATGTCTACTAACGATGTTTCCAAAGAGCATCATCAACATAGCAAGGAAGAGCCTAAAGTCAATCCGCGCAGCAGCAAGCGTTATTTTGGCCGCGGCGGCGTGAAGGCTGCACTTATGAAGCTGCTCATCGACCAGCCAATGCACGGCTACCAGATGATGAAGGCTCTAGAGGAGCAATCTGGCGGACTTTATGTACCCAGTGCCGGCTCCATTTATCCCACGCTTCAAATGCTTGTGGGATCCGGCTTCGTCTCCGTTCGCTTAGAGGATGGCGCCAAAAAAGTCTATAAAATTACCGAGCAAGGTCGTGCAGCATTACAGCTGCTTCCTGAGAAAACAAAGTACAATAAAGCGGAGGGCAGCAGCCCATCGCCAAAAGCCGAATCGTTCCGGAATGAGAAAATTCGGATTAAGCTTGGATTATCGATTGAATCCTTTAATCTGCTTAAGCTGGTAACACGCGCCGAACAAGAAGCATCCGCAAGCAAAGAGCAAGCAGAAGAGCTGCAGCGTCTGTTAACTGAGCAGCAGCAGCAAATCAGCGCCTTTCTCGATGGGTCCGTGAAAAATGCGAATGCAGCTATAGTTCCATACGAATTGGCCGGACGTTAA
- a CDS encoding sugar ABC transporter substrate-binding protein, whose protein sequence is MKLNQMGKALYPLSLIIMISFISGCTLNPNSPEPLEQTPAPNKVTLKIVESLMTPLRTVELDKLIAQFELDNPTIEIVRVSSEYETADQTILTMLEQNQAIDIVEVRDVTVHQLAESGLITSLESYISSWSNYMLLNNNAKLMSRDAGDVAYYIPSSLYQVQLYYRKDWFDAKALQVPETWEQLFFVGKQLTKPMERIYGFSFRGGSGAVNTLSSIVQDYNGENVDISDSMFNTDGSTIFSGKRAAEAVELYKKIYTEISDPASIDWGFNEQVQAFVNGNAALLIQDSDVIEMIKEKLESSQWATAPLPTGPDGISHYNVGAAGWGIASQSKHKDEAWKFISYLSSIENNRAFADASGVISIYNNTIEEEKYSTGPYAPYMLMANDPDRFQGVKKPSYYKNYSQFFQMGTDLGRQHLMNIISTEELLKQFDDFWRKQGKQERD, encoded by the coding sequence ATGAAGCTCAATCAAATGGGCAAAGCACTATACCCGCTCTCGTTAATTATCATGATATCTTTCATAAGCGGTTGTACGCTTAATCCAAATAGTCCGGAACCGCTTGAACAGACACCAGCTCCGAATAAGGTGACTTTAAAAATTGTTGAGAGCCTAATGACGCCGCTACGGACAGTGGAATTAGACAAATTGATTGCACAATTTGAGCTCGACAATCCAACCATTGAGATTGTGAGAGTTTCGTCAGAATACGAGACCGCTGATCAGACGATCTTGACGATGCTGGAGCAGAACCAAGCGATTGATATTGTTGAGGTGCGGGACGTTACGGTACATCAGCTTGCGGAAAGTGGTCTGATAACCAGCTTGGAGAGTTATATTTCATCATGGAGCAATTATATGCTGCTTAACAATAATGCAAAGCTGATGTCTAGAGATGCAGGCGATGTTGCTTATTATATTCCGAGCAGTCTTTATCAAGTGCAGCTTTATTATCGCAAGGATTGGTTCGATGCCAAGGCGCTGCAAGTGCCAGAAACATGGGAGCAGCTCTTCTTTGTCGGCAAGCAATTGACGAAGCCGATGGAGAGGATATACGGCTTTTCCTTTCGAGGAGGCAGTGGTGCCGTTAATACGTTGTCTTCAATCGTTCAGGACTATAACGGAGAGAACGTCGATATAAGCGATTCCATGTTTAATACGGATGGCTCGACGATATTCTCAGGCAAGCGGGCAGCAGAGGCTGTTGAGCTTTACAAGAAGATTTATACAGAGATCTCAGATCCTGCGTCCATAGATTGGGGCTTTAATGAACAGGTTCAAGCATTTGTGAACGGCAATGCGGCTTTGCTTATCCAAGACTCAGACGTGATAGAGATGATCAAGGAAAAGCTGGAGAGCAGCCAGTGGGCAACAGCCCCTTTGCCTACAGGGCCTGATGGGATCTCTCATTACAACGTTGGTGCAGCCGGCTGGGGGATTGCTTCCCAGTCTAAGCATAAGGATGAGGCTTGGAAATTCATTTCCTATTTGTCATCGATTGAGAACAATCGTGCCTTTGCTGATGCCTCAGGCGTTATATCCATCTATAACAATACGATTGAAGAGGAAAAGTATTCTACAGGACCGTATGCCCCTTATATGCTGATGGCAAATGACCCCGATCGGTTTCAGGGCGTAAAAAAACCGAGCTATTATAAAAATTACAGTCAATTTTTTCAAATGGGAACGGATTTGGGTCGACAACATTTGATGAATATCATTTCTACGGAGGAATTGCTTAAGCAGTTCGATGATTTTTGGCGGAAGCAAGGAAAACAGGAGCGAGATTAA
- the bcp gene encoding thioredoxin-dependent thiol peroxidase, giving the protein MGEHLKVGDQVPNFKLQASNGKEVELADYSGKKLVIYFYPRDMTPGCTTESCDFRDFNGEFGTNNTEVIGISPDDLASHEQFVDKHELPFLLLSDTEHTVSELFGVWKLRSWNGEEFMGIERSTFLLDEQGKLVKEWRSVSVDGHVKEVLEAVKSS; this is encoded by the coding sequence ATGGGAGAACATTTAAAAGTAGGGGACCAGGTCCCGAATTTTAAGCTGCAAGCATCCAATGGCAAAGAAGTTGAGCTTGCGGATTACTCAGGCAAGAAGCTCGTTATTTATTTTTATCCGCGCGACATGACGCCTGGCTGTACGACTGAATCATGTGATTTTCGTGACTTTAATGGCGAGTTCGGCACGAACAACACGGAGGTAATCGGAATCAGCCCAGATGATCTTGCCTCCCATGAGCAATTCGTAGACAAGCATGAGCTGCCATTCCTATTGCTGTCTGACACCGAGCATACGGTTTCGGAGCTGTTCGGCGTATGGAAGCTGCGGAGCTGGAACGGTGAGGAGTTTATGGGTATCGAGCGCTCGACTTTCCTGCTTGATGAACAGGGCAAGCTTGTTAAGGAATGGCGCAGCGTAAGCGTAGATGGACATGTGAAGGAAGTACTTGAAGCGGTAAAAAGCAGCTAG